cagtaaatgtttcatgtttaaaactCTGAAATTATACTTGAGACAACAttaatatttaacataaaaaaatacaacttcacATTTTAGTTTGGAAGCCCTGGGAATCTGTGTGGATTGTTTGCTTATTTGCCACATAGAAACCCTCatgagtagggttgggaatcgtttcaattttatagATTccgattccgattctgcttatcgatttcgattcttatcgattcccagtttcgattccacagttgaagtaaaacatttagatatcaacctgtatggtcatttagcctgcttattgacttgtttgcaaaatatatttatatatttatgagcaccgttttgtgtatatttacacatagaaacaccttttttctgatttattacaatttgtattaccatagtgaactacatcatggttaaactgcagttactataatgcaactatggttaatttgtgattcctgtgctttaatgcaaattctatagctaaactatgcttactatagtaaaattatgaaaattaaGGCGATTTTTGTatagcagatcatgcaacgcatgtacttttctgaaaatatgcacacaggaattgataagaggaattcaaattttaatctcaagtatccgattcctattcctttcgttccgatccgattcctagcctttgaTTCcgttccaaattggaattgattttcgattcccaaccctatccTAGTCATAAACACAATACACTTGAAAGACTTCCTCCATAAATACAACAATCTGTCAtgttatgttttaaatgtaaagctCATAAGCAGTGTTTTAATCTCTCGCCAATTGAGAAATGTGGGTTCGTTCTTTGTTTAGTCTGTATTTTAGTGTGGATTTTCTGGAGGCTACTAACAAGAATGTTGACAATGTGTAAGCGTGGGACACAGACCGAAGGAAAAGCAGAGACTCTCTTCAAGAATACAAGGCGAAAGTTTCTTTGTAGTTAGCCATGCTCTGTAAGATATGGCATGAACTGCTGCGAGGAAACATGCGAACATTGCGCTGAACAGAGTGTAAATGTAAAGTGAGAGTGGAATTAAAGCACGTAATTCAATAAAGAACAAATTTAAGATTTTGGGTTAATGGTTCAAGGAAGATGCTGATCAAACTATTTGTATTTCATGTGCTGCGTTGGACTCACCTGCATGAATTCAGAGGTAGCCCAATGGTCCTTTAATAGATTGATAAGGAACTTTCCTGGCTTATATATACAGAATGCTAAACTGACCAAGCAAAGCAATACTGATGAATGAAGAAAGTTATGAATGTGAGACCACCATTGATTTTTTAACGAGCTTTGGGAACGATGTGtgagaagagaggagaagagagagagagagagagagagagagagaggagagagagaggagagagagagagagagagagagagagagagagagagagagagagaagagagagagagagagagagagagagagagagagagagaggtcagtCTCACTAAATGCTGGATCtatatttgtttacatgcatttggcagacgtttttGTTCAAAGCGAGTTACCAGGCATTAAATCTATCCATATCAGTGTCTAAATGGTGGAACAATATATTTATCAAACCAATAATACTCATAAAGTCGTTTGAAAAGagatgaaaagtaaaaaaatgaatggaaAGTCCCAGtaacatgaacaaacaacaACGGAGGCATAAAACAGTCCGCATAAGCTAAAAGCCAAATACTTGGATATTTGTGTAAACAGTATGTGTTTGTCTAACACATGCTCTTACAGTATATTTTGGAGCGGCGAACACCGAGTCCACATCTCCGCGTTTTCCCGCCCTGAAAGAGCCCGTAGTAAATATGTCCCGTGAACTGCTCGAGCTCCGGGTTAGACGCGTTCACTAGATCCACTCCTGTCTGACACAGGGTGGTTCCGGTAATCCAGCGCTCGGTGGAGAGCGCCACAACGAGAAGCACCACAGAACCAATGCTGAGTATAGAACCGAAGGAGAACACGATCCGTTTCCACAAAGTTGGCATTTCAACACCCACCCCCGCTTTGCTCACCCCATTCCTCCTGAAAAAAGCAAGGTGCAGGGTAACACGATCCCGCGAGGCTTCCGCCGCATTCCGCTACTGTGCGAAGTAATTCGGGTGTAATGCAAGATAAATGAGAATCCTCATCATACCGATGTGTTGTCAATTTGCTCGAATAAAAGCGAAAATGAAACACTTAGGAATAAAGGAACGCGAGATAAGGCGACTGGGAAAAAACGGAAACCGGATATAAAGCGGTCAAGTGGATCTCCTTTACCACCTAACGAAACCTTATAGTTTGCCCTCGTTTGGTTGCTAGAGGTGTCCACACGCTCACTCGCACCCCAACATAATTTGCTGCGCCAGCGCGTTTTTTAATGGATGCCCTTTGGTGTAACTATTAATCAAAGAAATATTTGCTATTAAAGTTAAAGGGTAAATGACACATTTCCACTTCGACTCTGCCGGATCATTGCGCATTAATATAAACAGTAAAGGGGGTGGCTAAATTGAGAAGACGCGAGGTTAAAAACAGGACATTAAATGGTGTGAAGCCATGGAAATAACAAACTTTGGCGAAGTTTATTTGGAGCCGGATTATTTGGTGCTTTTCTGTCCATCCGTGGTAAATTCTAAAGTAAACGAAGGCAGATTGGGcagctgtccatggtgctgacgCATACTTCCACCCGAAATTGTATTTAGAACCATGGACAGCAACATCATCTAACTTCATTTGATTAATCAACACGAACGAAACAGCTCTCGCTTTTATGAATGACAATAACTTTTGTCTTTATATAAGATGtcataaacacataaatgttgccaaatttaagaaaaaagttttattttgatgtaaatgtaacatttagaTAATGTAAAAATTATCTtatgagaaaaatatttttttaagagtcGGTGAGggacatttaatttattaaaacagCATTAATCAGATTGGACTTTTTAAAAGTTCCATAGTAAACTGCACTAATCTCTGCCAGTAGAGGGAGACATTGTACTATTTTCCGAGACTAAAAAGTTTACAATTAGTTTTattgacaacattttttttaaggcagCTAATAAGATCATTCAAAAGCATGCCATGGTGAGACTTCAAGAGGCAggttgataaaatgccaagagtacatttgtacaaaatcTTGTCAAAGAGTGACTGCTTTTacgatgctaaaatataacacagtTTTTGTTTTGGATTTGCAACAATTCCAGTAGTTTTGATCGTGttccatgaaataaaaaatgaacaattaaCTCTTTAAACACTTTACCGGTAGTGTACTAAAGACCACAATGTTTATAACTttgaatatgatatacagtttaaTACATTATTAACCATACCAAACATCGCAAAGTGCAACATTGTTCCTGCTGACGTTACAGTGTGTAAACCAGATGTTGTATAAATACTAATGAGTTTTGTAAtctttatataatttaatatacagttcTGGAAAAATGGAAAGACTGCTTATAGGAGTCAccaaacagcaatgtgaaagacattACAAGACACAAGAAGGCTTTGACTAAAAATCAGGCTAATTACAAAAACTATTTTCAAATATACATGAAAAATATTAGTATTGTGTGAAAGAATATGAACATATTTTCTCTGCAGTATGCATGAAAGCATTGCATATTTTTTACCAGTTTGTCCAGTTTTAATTTTATGGAAATAAATGcgaataaaaaacaatgtttttattcagaatttgggaaaaatgtttacagtacgttacagaataaaacaaaaataatatttttatcatatttaacaCTTAGGGGCCTAAATAGTAAACTgctaaaaactgaaacaaatgtTGGCAGGTTTTCTTAAACAGTatatgtaacacacacacacacaaacacaggatCTGAAGGCAGTGTCAAAACATGTCTTAAGTCTATACTAAGTGCATTGATTACATCGAATTGGAAAGACTGCCAATTGACTGTATAAACAAAAAGATTAGCTTTAGTGTCAGGCACATATACAATATATGCTCCTTGTGGTCAAAGAGTCTTGTCATATTGATTGAAGAATGGAGGCATATTGACTAGATAAACTACAGCAATGCTCATTGGGGCTACTGTGAATATCAAATGACTACTGTTGTGGTTTTGGGCAGGCTTACTGACTTAATGCATTCtggaatgtttttaatgtttataatgCAGTTAAGATTGGACATGAGTTATGAAAGCTGGTTTATAATgtaaacagtttttgtttactCTTTCCTTAATGCTCCATCCACACATGCTACATCCATACAACACTCTGAtgtctgtttttctgaattcacACTTTGCCCACATCCTAATTTATCTTCTGTCTCTTTTCTTTTATCTCTGCCTTATCCACAACACTGACAGGCTTAATGAGATTTAAAGTGCTTTGTAGTCTAGATAATCAGATTAACCGTTATAATTACACACTCAACTTAAAATTTCctattctttttgtttttccacAAAACAGTCAGACATAATGTAGATTTTTCAAACTAGTCTAAGTAGCTGTCAGCATCAGGACCTCCAGACAACGTTTCCTGTAATGTCTGATGACTATGGAATGaaagttttctattttttgcATAAGCAATTTTATGCATTACGATGTTTAACTGAAGGTTGAAAATGGTATGTTGAAAGAGATGCTTTACATCTTTGTAAACTCTGGTAAACAGTATGGCtcaaatgttaaacaaacaaaataaagctaTAATCCATTTTAGACTAGAATGAAACTTTCTAAAGCTTGTGTCAAGTTAAGGTATGCACTTATACAATATTAAGATGGACAAAGTTAAAATGGTCCAAGAAAGCAAAGTACTCTCATTGTCCAGGCATACAGCAACACTTAAAAACCACTACAAAACCCACTTCACCACACCGATCATACTATTATGCAATGAAAAACCTAATGGTCACTTGGTTGGGCAGATGAGGTTGTGTGCACAGTCAGCAAAAATCTAGTGGCCAAACTTCATTAGGTTTGCTTCTTAGTCCATTAGAGGCTATTCTCGATTTCAGTCTGCATTGTTAGAAAAGGCCTTTTTCATACTGATAAATCTTattctatctatcatctatctatctatctatctatctatctatctatctatctatctatctatctatctatctatctatctatctatctatctatctatctatctatctgcaTGTCTCATTATGTAAAGCAGTGAAAGAAAACAGTACTTTGGAGGGAACTATTCTTCTTCAGAATGGCAAAGTGATTATATGTCTATAAAAGATGGCATGAGTCACCTCTGAAAAGAAAGACCAGTGAGTCAGCATCTTTGGTCTGCAGATGATGAGTAAGGACCTATCACTATCAAAAACCTGTTCTGAGTCATGAATAATTCAGCAAACGCAAGGTAGTCCAAGCCTTACAACATCCATGTGCACACTATAAGCACATGCCTGCAGGTGCAGAAGTGCTGGTGTCACAATGTATAGctgataaataacaaaactgtttgaatgttttgaaaaGCACCACATTTATCAATTAGATGCGCACGCATACGCAAACGCACACAAGATACAGCAGACAGCACGTCATCATTGAAAAGCTGCAGCATTTTCAACTCTATCGATTACGTAAAGTGTGCACGAGAGGGCAAGCAGCGCAATAAGTTTTAAATCCATGACAACACAGAGGTGACCGAACTGCTGAATTGACGCACGAAACGTGACAGCTTCCAAAATCCTCCAATTAAGATAATGAATATTGAAATTTAGCTAATTTAAATTCTGCTTTAGTTTCCTGTAAGCACTCGTCAGCTGGACCGGGGTGACGTCGTCCAGCAACGGTATATGCCAAAAACACTGGGTCAAAACAACATCTTGGCAGCTGGggcacacgcgcgcgcgcacagaggcacagagagagagagagagagagagagagagagagagagagagagagagagagagagagagagagagaaagaacaaatTCCAGAACGAGGATAAACGCGAGAGAGTAGCGACAAAGAGAAGacgagaaagagagaagagagagagagagagagagacttcagGATGTACCGTCAGTTGTGGATCAGTCATTCTGATGCATAAGAGAGCGCACACAGACAAAATGAACAACGCTTGGTTTCTGCGCACAATTCTACTAATTATCACGTTACCTGGAGGTAAGAACACATTATTAATTAGGCTACGTTTACCCTGTTTAGTTGAGATGAAAATCgataagttatttatttataaatactgCATCGTGGCGTGGCAAGTGTCCTCCGCATTTGTGTTCAGTTAGATGAGTAGATGATTAATATCCAATGAATAAGTCGATTGTTTAGCGGACAGATACAACCGTTAACAGTAAGCTAATTATTTTCTGTCCATCTGTTAACGTTTCTCATCGCTATAGGCCTGTTAGCTTTAAATGCGCTGtcacttaaaataaatgtttatctaTTTGTTGTGCTCATAAATTAGCGATTCATTTAAGCTATTACAGACAGTTCGCACACCGCGCGAATCTCATGTGTTGCGCTCAGTGTCAATAATTAATTGGCCTGTAATTAGAGCCAAGGATGTCAAATCTTGCACGCAACTATAATCTGATTCTGAACTAATTATAGTCTGAATAGGCTATATTTgttcttttatattttcatcAGAACGACAATAAAGCATTAATTCATAACAGTTGCCGTGTCACAACTTGTTCTTAACTAATGGTCAGTTTTCTGTTTCCGTGTGGGGACACTCAGAGATGAACGATAGATAAGCTGCGCGTGCATTCAAGCAACAGATGCCTTTCGGGAGGAAGGTCAGCGTACAGGTGTCCTCTGTCTACAGGTGTAACATAGCCTATCTGTAATTTAGGATATTTCAGCAATAACATTATGCTAGAGCAGAAAACCCTTTAACACTAAAACGGTAACTAATTTGGAATCTTACGTTTAGAAGAGTTTGTACCGGAACACATCCCACACAGAAATGTTACAATAAATGTTAatgcttttcttttttgctgGTTTCGTCTGTGTGGGTGTGCGTAGCAGTCGCGGAGGTAAAAGGTAAAATCGTTTAGCTGGAAAGCCCAGGACTGTTATGCAAATGAGATCAAATCTTTAGCGGTCCTGAGTAAACGGCATTATAGAGACTAATGCACCCTTTAAACTGTGCACTTTCTTTTCCTTTCATTGTCTTGATTAATGATGTCTTATTTCACCGTATCATCGATCATGGTGATGTAACGGATTAGTCATTGTCGTGGTACAGTCATTTGGAGGATGGAAGAaggcttaaaaacatctgaataaaaaattatatttgggTGAATGGCAAATTTCCAAAAGGTTAAAAAACgatattttgcttaaaacaaTAATCTAATTTTTGTAGCATTTACGATTTTTCCTAATGATagaaacaaacaagtaaattttttctttcttctatcAAATTGGAATCATTACTGAAATGCAAAAATCACATTCTCATAAGggtaatgtcatttttatcttaTTATAAGAGTAGCttattttaattgcattttaatgaatgatataaaatatgttgaaataaattttttgttttgggATAAAATGACCTGCACATGTTTGCGTGTGATTCACTCATTATAGGACCCAgatgtcattgttttattttttttggtgTTTGTCGTGATTAAAAAGTTCAGAGCAGTTTTCCTTGATAACATCACTTGACAACAAACAAAGACAGCTGTGGTGTTTTTAGGGGCCATGCTAGCTTTAAATGAATTATAATAGCCACCATGTCTGCagccttaaaaaaaataaatgtacggTTGAAGAATGCTGAAGAAGAACTATTCAATCGCCATTCAAAGTGTGAAGAAAAACCATTTTCCTCTACAAAGAATCTTTAGTGCAACAGAGAGATTTTGTGGATCTTTATGGTTCTTTCTGGAACCACAGACCTTCTCAGACTTtccaagggatagttcaccccaaaataaaaattctgttatcattaaTTCACCCTTATGTGGTTGAAAATCTGTAGGCCTATATGACTCCttacacaatagaagatattctgaagaatgtttggttaccaacattttataGCTACGTGACTTTATAGCGCAGTTAAATGacttatgtgtgtttgtattccAGGATGGTTTAAACCTGTTATTGTCCCCGATGCCCCTCATCTGGTGGTACTCAAAGGCAAACAACTACAACTCCGTTGTCATGACGATGCAGGGGTAAACACGGGTGGGGTGCGG
This sequence is a window from Triplophysa rosa linkage group LG4, Trosa_1v2, whole genome shotgun sequence. Protein-coding genes within it:
- the clrn2 gene encoding LOW QUALITY PROTEIN: clarin-2 (The sequence of the model RefSeq protein was modified relative to this genomic sequence to represent the inferred CDS: inserted 4 bases in 3 codons; substituted 1 base at 1 genomic stop codon) gives rise to the protein MPTLWKRIVFSFGSILSIGSVVLLVVALSTERWITGTTLCQTGVDLVNASNPELEQFTGHIYYGLFQGGKTRRCGLGVRRSKIYIVPKARXKINGGLTFIXFLHSSVLLCLVSLAFCIYXARKVPYQSIKGPFSLYIYTLFSAMFACFLAAVHAISYRAWLTTKKLSPCILEESLCFSFGLCPTLTHXVNILVSSLQKIHTKIQTKQRTNPHFSIGERLKHCL